The Sphingomonas sp. HF-S4 sequence TCGACGCCGACCTGAGGCGGCTCGATGCCGGGCCGCGTGTAAGGGCGAAGCCGCAGGCGACCGGTTACATGATGCGCAACTATACCCCGAACGCCCGGCCGCAGGTGCCGCTGCTCGCGGTCCAGACGATCGGCGACGGATTGACCCCGCCATCGCTCCAGCGCGGCTATGCCGATGCGGCGCGCGGCGACGTCCGCAGCCTCTATGTCCGCGCCGCGGGCCATTGCACCTTCACGCCAGAGGTCACGCTGGCCGCGATCCGCCATCTCGACCGGCGCCTGCAGACCGGCCGGTGGGACAAGGCGCCGGTGCAGTTCACGCCCTATACGCCGCCGCCGATGCTGCGCCCCTGCATTCGCGGCGGCCGGTGCAAATAGCGGTCAGTCGATCCGCTTGCGCTCGATCTTCCATTGGGGATCGGCGCACAGCGCGCAATCGGCGCCCGTGAACGTCTTGGCTGCCTGCGCATCGCCGCGCAGTTGCCATTCGAGCCATGCCGCCGCGAGCTTCCCCACCGGGCCGCCATTGGGCGCCCGGAACGTGCCGCCATGGCCGACATTCGAATTGGCGAGGAACACCGGCACCCGGTCGATCCGGCGCACATCGTCGGTGCCGTTGGGATAGGCGATGTCGCTCGGGCCGCCGAGCACGTACAGAACCGGCGTGTGCAGCGTGTCGAGCAGGCTCTTGTCGACGGTCAGGCCGGTGATCGGGTTGGAGCCGTCGGTGAAGACGCCGCTATTGTGGACCATCACCGTGCGGATGCGCGGGTCGGCCGCGAGCTGGAGTGCCTGGAGGCCGCCACAGCTATGCCCGCCCACCGCGACCATCGCCGGATCGATCCTGCCCTGGTAGCGGCTGCCGGCCCGGCCATTCTCCGCCAGCGCCCAGTCGATCCCGGCGCGGACATCTTCCGCATTCGTCTGGATCTGGGGCAGCTTGCCGTCGGCCAGCGCCCTGGGCGGACGCGGCGCGGCAGTGCTGCCGGGGCCACTGCGGATGTCTCCCGGGGCGATGACGACATAGCCATAGGAGGCCAGCTGGGCGAGGTGATGCCGCGCGCTGGCGCCGTCAGCGGCGCATCCGCCATTGCCCCACACCACCACGCCGAGCTTGCGCCCCGCGAGCGCATCGAGCGCGGCAGGGCGATAGACGACGTGCCGCGGCAGGCCGGGATCGACTTCCTTGATCGCGGCAAATGGTCCGTCGCCGCGCGATTCGGGCGACATGTCGGGTGGTGGCGGCACGCTCGCGGGAGGCGCCTGCTGCGCGAGCGCGGGCATCGATATCAGCGCGACAAGGGCCAGGGTCAGGCGCATCGCATCCACTCTATTATTGCTATGTATCAAAACTAATCAGCGCCGGAGCGGCGATGCAAGCCCTTTCATGCGCTTTCGCGGGCGATCACCCGGAATCCCACGTCGATGCGTGGCTCGACCGCCTCGCCCGCCGCGCGGGCGCGCAGCACTCGGATCACTTCGCGGGCGATATGCGAACCATCGACGTCGACGCTTGTGATCGTCGGCCGCATGTCGCCCGCAAGGCGCAGGTTGCCGAAGCCGGTAACGGCGAGCTGGTCGGGGACGCGCATGCCGACGGCCTGCGCCTCGACGATGAGCCCCTGGGCGATCCAGTCCGACCCGCACACGACGACATCGGGCATTTCTTCCAGGTCGCTCAATGCGCGGAAGCTCAGGCGCCCTTGACCGAAATGGCTGGGCACGTTGACTTCGAGCCGGGTCGGCTCGGGCCCGCCGTCGCGCAGCCAGCGCTCGACGAACCCGGTCGCGCGGCGCTCCGACCGCGTCGAGCGCGGCACCACCAGATGGGGCCGGCGATAGCCGCGGCCACGCAGGAAGCGCGCCATTTCCTCGCCCGCGGCACGGTGCGAGAAGCCGATCGCCACATCGATGGGATCATCGGGCAGGCCCCAGGTTTCGATCACGGTGACTGGATGCGCGCGCAGGCGCTCACGCGTCTCGGGATCCGAGACGATGCCGGTCAGAATGATCGCATCGACCCGGCGGGCCAACGCCATATTAATCTCCGCGTCGAGCCGGTTGTTGTCCGAGCCGGTGAGCGCCAGCACGACGCTATTCCCCTCCTCGGCGAGCTTCTCGATCATCGCTTCGACGGTGTCGTTGAACAGCGACTGGGCAATATCCGGCACCAATGCGGCAATCAGCCGCGAGCGGCTCCCCGCCAGCGCGCCCGCTGCCATGTTAGGCACATAGCCGGTCGCGGCGATCGCGCTTCGGATACGCTCGGCCGTCGCCGGCGCGACCACGTCCGGGTTGTTGACGAACCGCGAGACCGTGGCGGCAGATACCCCCGCCTGGAGGGCTACGTCGTCGAGGCGGGGTGCGCGGGGGGCGGACATGCCCCTCTATGCCGCACGTGGGCCGGGGATGCAAAACAGCCCTTGCAAGCGCTTGCATTGCGCAGTACCAAAATTGTTATGTCCCATGACTTCAATCCAATCGTTCCGGAAACTTTCGATAGTCCGCACGCCGAATATGCGCGGCTGCGCGAACAATGTCCGGTCGCACATAGCGATGCCTGGGGAGGCTTCTGGGCGCTGATGAAGCATGCCGATGTTGCCGCCGCGGCTGCCGATTGGCGGAATTTCACCACGGCGAAGCAGAACGTGATCCCCAAGGTCGCGTTCACCGGCCGCCGGCCGCCGCTCCACCTCGATCCGCCCGAGCACACGCCCTATCGCCGCGCGCTGGCGCCGTTGCTCACCGAACGCCGCGTCGCGCGGCTCCAGCCGGTGATCCGCAGCGTATCGCGCGATCTGCTCGCGGCGATGGTCGCGCGCGGCGGCGGCGATGTCGTCGCCGACTTTTCCGCGCACATGCCGATCGCCACCTTTGCGCACTGGATGAACCTGCCCCCCGCGGCGGTCGCCGAGCTCACTGCCGTCGGGCAGCGCTACAATATCGCGGTCCAATCGAACGACATGGACACGACCAAGGAATCGAGCCTGCTGCTCTATGACATGGCGCGCGCGATCGTCGCCGACCGCCGGGCGATCCCGCTGCCCGAGGACGAGGACGCAACCAGCGCGTTGCTCGCCGCACGCGTCGATGGAGAACCGCTGCCCGAGGAACTGATCATCGGCACGATCCGCCAGGTGCTGGTGGTCGGGATCATCGCGCCGAGCGTGATGATCGGATCGATCGCGGTCCATCTGTGCCGCGACCAGGCGCTGCAGGCCAAGTTGCGCGCCGAGCCTGCGCTGATCCCCGCCGCGATCGAGGAGTTCCTGCGGCTCTACACGCCCTATCGCGGGTTTGCGCGCACGCCGCTGCAGGATGTCACCATCGGCGGGCAGACCATCCCCGAAGGGGAGCCGATCGCACTGGTCTATGCCTCGGCGAACCGCGATGCCGACGTCTTCGAATGCCCCAATGATTTCCGTATCGACCGGCCCAACATGAAGGAGTCGCTGGCATTCGGCCGCGGACCGCACGTCTGCGTCGGCGCCGCGCTGGCCCGGCTCGAGCTGCAGATCGCGCTGGAGGAATTGCTCGCCGCGGGGCCGTTCCACGCCGCCGGAGAACCGCGGCAGACGCGCTTCCCCGAAATCGGCGCACTGAGCGCGCCGATCGCATTCGAGGCCGCGGCATGACGCAGGTGTTGCTCGCCGTCGGCGACCTCGCGATGGACCGCGAGGATTATGCCGAAAGCTTCGCGGCGACGCGCGACGTGCTCGCCGCCGCCGACA is a genomic window containing:
- a CDS encoding alpha/beta hydrolase, translated to MRLTLALVALISMPALAQQAPPASVPPPPDMSPESRGDGPFAAIKEVDPGLPRHVVYRPAALDALAGRKLGVVVWGNGGCAADGASARHHLAQLASYGYVVIAPGDIRSGPGSTAAPRPPRALADGKLPQIQTNAEDVRAGIDWALAENGRAGSRYQGRIDPAMVAVGGHSCGGLQALQLAADPRIRTVMVHNSGVFTDGSNPITGLTVDKSLLDTLHTPVLYVLGGPSDIAYPNGTDDVRRIDRVPVFLANSNVGHGGTFRAPNGGPVGKLAAAWLEWQLRGDAQAAKTFTGADCALCADPQWKIERKRID
- a CDS encoding LacI family DNA-binding transcriptional regulator, with the translated sequence MSAPRAPRLDDVALQAGVSAATVSRFVNNPDVVAPATAERIRSAIAATGYVPNMAAGALAGSRSRLIAALVPDIAQSLFNDTVEAMIEKLAEEGNSVVLALTGSDNNRLDAEINMALARRVDAIILTGIVSDPETRERLRAHPVTVIETWGLPDDPIDVAIGFSHRAAGEEMARFLRGRGYRRPHLVVPRSTRSERRATGFVERWLRDGGPEPTRLEVNVPSHFGQGRLSFRALSDLEEMPDVVVCGSDWIAQGLIVEAQAVGMRVPDQLAVTGFGNLRLAGDMRPTITSVDVDGSHIAREVIRVLRARAAGEAVEPRIDVGFRVIARESA
- a CDS encoding cytochrome P450; this translates as MSHDFNPIVPETFDSPHAEYARLREQCPVAHSDAWGGFWALMKHADVAAAAADWRNFTTAKQNVIPKVAFTGRRPPLHLDPPEHTPYRRALAPLLTERRVARLQPVIRSVSRDLLAAMVARGGGDVVADFSAHMPIATFAHWMNLPPAAVAELTAVGQRYNIAVQSNDMDTTKESSLLLYDMARAIVADRRAIPLPEDEDATSALLAARVDGEPLPEELIIGTIRQVLVVGIIAPSVMIGSIAVHLCRDQALQAKLRAEPALIPAAIEEFLRLYTPYRGFARTPLQDVTIGGQTIPEGEPIALVYASANRDADVFECPNDFRIDRPNMKESLAFGRGPHVCVGAALARLELQIALEELLAAGPFHAAGEPRQTRFPEIGALSAPIAFEAAA